One window of Phycisphaeraceae bacterium genomic DNA carries:
- the lexA gene encoding transcriptional repressor LexA, which produces MNLTPKQLRILQLIRDWRVRRGYSPTMQELADEIGVSKVTVFEHVEALIRKGALVREPNKARSLSIADGIPVPDESRPLRFPLVGKIAAGYPIEKVPDADEIDLTEFLFPTARGESTFALKVDGDSMRDEGIFSGDIVLVERTQVAQNGDRVVALLPDGSTTLKTFYKEDDHIRLQPANPDFEPIRVRFCQIQGIVKGVVRRYGR; this is translated from the coding sequence ATGAATCTCACACCGAAGCAGCTCCGCATTCTTCAGCTCATCCGCGACTGGCGGGTTCGCCGGGGCTATTCCCCGACCATGCAGGAACTCGCGGACGAGATCGGCGTCAGCAAGGTCACGGTCTTCGAGCACGTCGAGGCGCTTATCCGCAAGGGCGCCCTGGTCCGCGAACCGAACAAGGCACGCTCTTTGTCGATCGCTGACGGCATCCCCGTCCCCGACGAGTCGCGCCCCCTCCGCTTCCCCCTTGTCGGCAAAATCGCCGCCGGCTACCCCATCGAGAAGGTCCCCGATGCCGACGAGATCGACCTGACCGAGTTCCTCTTCCCGACCGCCCGCGGCGAATCAACCTTCGCGCTCAAAGTCGATGGAGACTCCATGCGTGACGAGGGCATCTTCAGCGGCGACATCGTGCTCGTCGAGCGCACCCAAGTCGCCCAGAACGGCGATCGCGTTGTCGCTCTCCTCCCCGATGGCTCCACCACTCTCAAGACCTTCTACAAGGAAGACGACCACATCCGACTCCAGCCCGCAAACCCCGACTTCGAGCCCATCCGTGTCCGCTTCTGCCAGATCCAGGGCATCGTCAAGGGCGTCGTCCGCCGCTACGGCCGCTGA
- a CDS encoding SpoIID/LytB domain-containing protein, giving the protein MQARSTSRSLLFRSSTAILAALVALGVGCESASKPEPLTDIRPFGVEPDIRVRIRDGVELADIGAANASSRLVARGLAGRTETMNAPVKARAGVGGIELTDLYGRRIVFGDGADVQITMPDANAGAGLVRVDGTPYASSVVIKQRSDLGGGAGGRGRFDIIATLPMEQYIEGVVSKELIASWPLGAYEAQAIAARSYAMHERTRARAQGKSFDVESTTADQVFGGSTTLEVAKAGTRNTRGLVLVEGGRTLRAYYSSTCGGKPNGATDVWPFGPGYEYNRSPSLQARSRAFGCQGSPLFRWRVERDLGQLSQRVRAWGQTNGGGVGQIGTIRSIESLEQNIVGRPTKFRLTDDKGKTYTLSAEQLRFAANQNVPGLPDITREVRMHSGNFQVLFSGNRAVFEGGGFGHGVGMCQYCAKGWADQGLSYREMLARFYPGATVQRQF; this is encoded by the coding sequence ATGCAAGCACGTTCCACCAGCCGATCACTTCTCTTTCGCTCCAGCACGGCGATCCTTGCGGCCCTTGTCGCCCTCGGCGTCGGCTGCGAGTCTGCCTCGAAGCCCGAGCCCCTGACCGACATCAGGCCCTTCGGCGTAGAGCCGGACATCCGCGTGCGGATCCGTGACGGTGTCGAACTGGCCGACATCGGAGCCGCCAACGCCTCGTCGCGCCTTGTCGCACGCGGGCTCGCCGGACGGACCGAGACCATGAACGCCCCCGTCAAGGCCCGGGCCGGGGTCGGCGGCATCGAACTCACCGACCTCTACGGCCGGCGCATCGTGTTCGGTGATGGCGCAGACGTGCAGATCACCATGCCCGACGCCAACGCCGGCGCGGGTCTGGTTCGTGTCGACGGGACGCCCTATGCGTCGAGCGTTGTCATCAAGCAGCGGTCTGACCTCGGAGGGGGCGCGGGAGGCCGGGGCCGCTTCGACATCATCGCCACGCTCCCCATGGAACAGTACATCGAGGGCGTCGTCTCCAAGGAACTCATCGCCTCGTGGCCCCTCGGCGCGTACGAGGCCCAGGCGATCGCCGCTCGCTCATACGCCATGCACGAGCGCACACGCGCCCGCGCCCAAGGGAAGTCGTTCGACGTGGAGTCCACCACTGCCGACCAGGTCTTCGGAGGCAGCACCACGCTCGAAGTCGCCAAGGCCGGCACTCGCAACACCCGTGGCCTTGTCCTTGTCGAGGGTGGACGCACGCTCCGGGCCTACTACTCCAGCACGTGCGGCGGGAAGCCCAACGGGGCCACCGATGTATGGCCCTTCGGTCCCGGCTATGAGTACAACCGCTCGCCCTCACTGCAGGCCCGCTCGCGGGCCTTCGGATGCCAGGGCTCGCCCCTCTTTCGCTGGCGTGTCGAGCGTGACCTCGGCCAACTCAGCCAGCGCGTCCGCGCCTGGGGACAGACAAACGGCGGCGGCGTCGGCCAGATCGGCACCATCCGTTCTATCGAGTCCCTCGAGCAGAACATCGTCGGACGTCCAACAAAGTTCCGCCTCACCGACGACAAGGGAAAGACCTACACACTGAGCGCAGAGCAGCTCCGATTCGCCGCAAACCAGAACGTGCCGGGCCTCCCCGATATCACGCGTGAAGTCCGCATGCACAGCGGCAACTTCCAGGTGCTGTTCTCCGGAAACCGCGCCGTCTTCGAGGGTGGCGGCTTCGGCCACGGCGTCGGCATGTGCCAGTACTGCGCCAAGGGGTGGGCCGATCAGGGCCTCTCCTATCGCGAGATGCTCGCGCGGTTCTATCCCGGCGCGACCGTCCAGCGTCAGTTCTGA
- the dprA gene encoding DNA-processing protein DprA yields MPDLSPNAIDLLRLTLVPGLGPVLISRLLKKFGSANAVLRASAAEIRTVKGIGEAKAETIDRSRADLERLVDAELSAIADAGVHLVVLGEPGYPMLLAHIDDPPPVLYVKGEMRTGDLDRATLAVVGSRKCSHYGLEQSRRFAGMLAQTGVTIVSGGARGIDTAAHKGAIDAGGRTIAVMGCGLARAYPPENEDLFARIAERGCLLSELPFHTPPTAENFPARNRIISGMSHGTLVIEAGHRSGSLITARLAAEDHGREVFAIPGRVDSAHSAGSLDLIKTGGAAMVTEPADILASLRDATTFSLVDERAAEHGVSTDSGRDGGLFGTTELERKRSPALRELGPIGPKEAGAPEVSAIPVDPLDAKILGALDEPLTPDQLAVRTETPTHELRSRLTMLEIQRRIRRVGTHFERIGR; encoded by the coding sequence ATGCCCGACCTTTCTCCGAACGCGATCGACCTGCTGCGATTGACGCTCGTGCCGGGGCTCGGCCCCGTGTTGATCTCGCGGCTCTTGAAGAAGTTCGGCTCGGCGAACGCGGTGCTCCGCGCGTCTGCCGCGGAGATTCGAACGGTCAAAGGGATAGGGGAGGCAAAGGCGGAGACGATCGATCGGTCCCGCGCGGATCTCGAACGATTGGTCGATGCCGAGTTGAGCGCGATCGCGGATGCGGGCGTGCATCTGGTGGTGTTGGGCGAGCCGGGGTACCCGATGCTGCTCGCGCACATCGACGATCCGCCGCCGGTGCTCTATGTCAAAGGTGAGATGCGGACCGGCGATCTCGATCGGGCGACGCTGGCGGTCGTGGGGTCGCGGAAGTGCTCGCACTATGGTCTGGAGCAGTCTCGCAGATTCGCCGGCATGCTTGCCCAGACAGGGGTGACGATCGTCTCCGGGGGTGCGCGGGGCATCGACACGGCGGCGCACAAGGGCGCGATCGACGCGGGGGGAAGGACGATCGCCGTGATGGGGTGCGGGCTCGCGCGGGCGTACCCACCCGAGAACGAGGACCTGTTCGCGCGGATCGCCGAACGGGGCTGCCTGCTCAGCGAACTCCCGTTTCACACGCCCCCCACCGCCGAGAACTTCCCCGCGCGAAACCGCATCATCTCCGGCATGTCGCACGGCACGCTGGTGATCGAGGCGGGGCATCGCTCGGGGTCGTTGATCACGGCGCGTCTGGCGGCGGAGGACCACGGGCGCGAGGTCTTCGCGATTCCGGGTCGAGTCGATTCGGCACACTCCGCCGGCTCGCTGGATCTGATCAAGACGGGTGGCGCGGCGATGGTCACGGAGCCGGCCGACATCCTCGCTTCCCTGCGCGACGCGACAACGTTCTCGCTTGTGGACGAGCGAGCAGCGGAGCACGGAGTTTCCACGGACAGCGGGAGAGACGGGGGGCTCTTCGGAACGACTGAGCTGGAGCGGAAGCGATCGCCGGCGCTGCGCGAGCTCGGGCCGATCGGGCCGAAGGAAGCTGGCGCGCCCGAGGTCTCTGCGATCCCTGTCGATCCCTTGGATGCGAAGATCCTCGGCGCGCTCGATGAGCCGCTGACGCCCGATCAGCTTGCGGTCCGCACGGAGACGCCGACCCATGAGTTACGATCTCGTCTGACGATGCTCGAGATCCAGCGTCGGATTCGACGCGTCGGCACGCACTTTGAGAGGATCGGGCGGTAG
- a CDS encoding class I SAM-dependent methyltransferase — protein MTKTDPSPTPTGHEGDRTDGLYGQPDLYDILHGPDTEWEVRGLFKIARRFLGPRDPATMRWLEPACGTGRYLRIAAKRGVRVVGFDRSPEMIAYAEARMKDLGVSRRANLFVGDMVGFEEHVKPASIDLAFNLINTIRHLPSDRAMLAHLAGIRAVMKPRGVVIVGISLSAYGKEEAQEDIWRGKRGRIEVTQIVNYEPAEDGPGKRKEMVYSHMLARGPKGDAHFDDAYALRSYDLPQWREITSRAGLECIAVIDEQGQDIEIREPGYAIHAFRAKPSR, from the coding sequence ATGACCAAGACGGACCCATCCCCAACACCCACAGGACATGAGGGGGATCGCACCGACGGCCTCTACGGCCAGCCGGATCTCTACGACATCCTGCACGGGCCTGATACCGAATGGGAGGTCCGCGGCCTCTTCAAGATCGCCCGCCGATTCCTCGGCCCGCGCGATCCGGCCACCATGCGCTGGCTCGAGCCCGCCTGCGGCACGGGACGCTATCTGCGGATTGCCGCGAAGCGCGGCGTGCGCGTCGTCGGCTTCGATCGGTCGCCGGAGATGATCGCCTACGCCGAGGCACGCATGAAAGATCTCGGCGTCTCGCGTCGTGCCAACCTATTTGTCGGCGACATGGTTGGCTTCGAAGAGCACGTCAAGCCCGCCTCAATCGACCTGGCATTCAACCTCATCAACACCATCCGCCATCTTCCCAGTGATCGCGCCATGCTGGCCCACCTCGCGGGCATCCGCGCCGTCATGAAGCCGAGGGGGGTGGTTATCGTCGGCATCTCCCTCTCCGCGTACGGCAAGGAAGAAGCCCAGGAAGACATCTGGCGCGGCAAGCGCGGACGCATCGAAGTCACGCAGATCGTCAACTACGAGCCCGCCGAAGATGGACCCGGCAAGCGCAAGGAGATGGTGTACAGCCACATGCTCGCGCGCGGCCCCAAAGGTGACGCCCACTTCGACGATGCCTACGCCCTGCGGAGCTACGACCTCCCTCAGTGGCGAGAGATCACCTCCCGCGCCGGCTTGGAGTGCATCGCCGTCATCGATGAGCAGGGTCAGGACATCGAGATCCGCGAGCCCGGATACGCGATCCACGCGTTCCGAGCCAAGCCCTCGCGCTGA
- a CDS encoding RNA polymerase sigma factor — MTNAGSDLELVRLIRKGDERAARELWARVGPSLLAVARAVTRDAQRAEDVVQQAMCRVLELRERQVREIRDVSVFLACMVRRLAINDVRSNGRHTRHGHDAGIAGVHRADVGRATISERSDERLSEAIASLPDELAEVVLLRHVGGLTFDQLAFSLDQNRSTIAGRYRRAIEELERLLGGTRVIECARDTVRVTP; from the coding sequence TTGACGAACGCCGGCAGCGATCTTGAGCTTGTTCGCCTGATACGAAAGGGCGACGAGCGGGCCGCACGCGAGCTCTGGGCTCGTGTGGGCCCGTCGCTGCTTGCGGTGGCCAGAGCGGTGACGCGGGACGCGCAGCGCGCGGAGGATGTGGTTCAGCAGGCGATGTGCCGCGTGCTGGAACTGCGGGAGAGGCAAGTACGCGAGATCCGCGATGTGAGCGTGTTCCTCGCGTGCATGGTCAGGCGGCTTGCGATCAACGATGTGCGAAGCAATGGCCGCCACACCCGCCATGGACACGACGCCGGCATCGCGGGCGTGCATCGCGCTGATGTGGGCCGTGCAACGATCAGCGAGCGCAGTGACGAACGCTTGAGTGAGGCGATCGCATCACTGCCCGACGAACTGGCAGAGGTCGTGCTGCTGCGCCATGTCGGCGGACTGACCTTCGACCAGCTCGCGTTCTCGCTCGATCAGAACCGGAGCACCATCGCGGGGAGATACCGGCGTGCGATCGAGGAACTCGAACGTCTTTTGGGCGGCACCCGCGTGATCGAGTGTGCTCGCGATACAGTGAGGGTGACGCCATGA
- a CDS encoding 2-C-methyl-D-erythritol 4-phosphate cytidylyltransferase, whose translation MSIRVAVIIPAAGFSGRYVEGMEVPRSKLDEDLGGRPVLQRTVEAFVNYEHEEVVIGSIIVAGPHDPAQMDRFRTRHGDKLGLLGARIVSGGVTHRWETVRAALDHVPDDATHVAIHDGARPCVSRELLDRVFDGATKFAAVIPVMEVGDTIKRVSEDRVPDPKPDPFAVILSEGASAAQGTAYLRVEQTIDRTRLVMVQTPQVFERGLIVRAYAQDDLSSTDDAGLVERLGERVITVPGEARNIKITRPSDLALCRNILGVREPESRATHKRF comes from the coding sequence ATGAGCATTCGCGTTGCCGTGATCATTCCAGCAGCAGGATTCAGCGGGCGGTATGTCGAGGGGATGGAGGTTCCCCGCTCCAAGCTTGATGAGGATCTCGGCGGGAGGCCTGTGCTCCAGCGCACGGTCGAAGCATTCGTGAACTACGAGCACGAAGAGGTCGTGATCGGCTCGATCATTGTCGCCGGCCCGCACGACCCCGCGCAGATGGATCGGTTCCGTACCCGGCACGGCGACAAACTCGGGTTGCTCGGAGCGCGCATCGTCAGCGGCGGCGTGACCCACCGATGGGAGACGGTTCGGGCCGCGCTCGATCATGTTCCGGATGATGCGACGCACGTTGCGATCCACGATGGGGCCCGTCCGTGCGTGTCGCGCGAGTTGCTTGATCGCGTGTTCGACGGCGCAACCAAGTTTGCGGCGGTGATCCCGGTGATGGAAGTCGGCGACACGATCAAGCGAGTGAGCGAAGATCGCGTGCCGGATCCGAAGCCGGATCCCTTCGCCGTGATTCTTTCGGAGGGGGCCTCGGCGGCGCAGGGCACGGCGTATCTGCGTGTCGAGCAGACGATCGATCGCACGCGTCTGGTGATGGTGCAGACGCCGCAGGTCTTTGAGCGGGGCCTGATCGTTCGCGCGTACGCGCAGGATGATCTTTCGAGCACGGACGATGCGGGGCTGGTTGAGCGACTCGGTGAGCGGGTGATCACTGTGCCGGGAGAGGCACGCAATATCAAGATCACGCGACCGAGCGACCTAGCCCTGTGTAGGAACATCCTGGGCGTTCGCGAGCCGGAGAGCCGGGCGACGCATAAGAGGTTCTGA